DNA sequence from the Pomacea canaliculata isolate SZHN2017 linkage group LG7, ASM307304v1, whole genome shotgun sequence genome:
AAGCCTTACATGTAAATTTCAGCATCGAAAACCAatatgttaattaattatccgctacgattcacacctgcgatcaacgagcgccgctaacagtgtactacgtcacgctagtgcacctttaacaacattgcctgcagtcaacacaaatcacagagagagaatgagcgacagttggGATTTCTCATGCTTATGACAAAATGTTACtatagcacgagaaatgcagactttcaacgtcccaAAAACCGACTTtgtcgctgtgattggtgttgacggttGGCAATGTTGTCAATGtgtactagcgtgacgtagtacactgttcgCGTGACGTAGAGGGTTCGCGGCGCTCTTTGATGCGAATTGAGTACTTTGGTTGTGGATAATCAATGAAAGGATCGATTTTGGAGGCTGACATTTAAAGGATAGATTTATATCGCATATATCTACCgacatctaaaaaaaaaccaacaaaaaatcaaacaaaaaaccgCAAACCATTGACGTTGGTCTTGAAGTGTTGCTAAAAAAGAAACCCTACATTTGAGTAAAGCTTTCATGTCTTGATACCTTTacaactctttttttattttagttattttcgATACTGTAAATTTTAAGGTGAGTGTCAGGTGGATAGAATATATTTTTGAGAtgatttgttgctttatttacCACTGCGTGCGAATGCACATGCAACTAAATAAGTATTTGGAATGTTTTTGCTGTGCCTTGATTTGCACAATTTTTAATGAATCTCATGGTGATATGCCGTGAATCTACCAGAAATTGTCTGTGTAGTGTATTCCATGGTAACATTTCTTGAGTGATATTGTTGTCgtaaaattttattatgtataGTACACTGCAAAAAGCATCgaatttattaacttttgtcATGTGTTACTGTTGAATGTTTTCGCCATCTGTTAATTTTCAGTTTCTCCTGGAAATATAACCATTACTGCAGATCCACAAATTGAAGTTGGAAACTACCTAGTGGGTCAACCCATTACACTTACGTGCAATGGCATGATTGGAACATACGACCCAGAAGAAGGGGtaataacacttttttctttttttctttgattcgtttagtcaaaaatatttttaattgcatgTTTGTTGAGATACAATAAGCCTTATTGTAGCGACCGCTTGCTTGTCCGCAACTTCAAGCATGCTCAGCCAGTTAACACACATATAGACATTGGCTCGGAGGTTACGACTGTAAATGGATCCTAGCTATTACATCCTGTGTCCAAGAGCACTGACATAGCTGCTGCTAGCAAATATTGCTTAGAATCAAGTGTCCTTCTATAAGCATTTTTTGTGCTCTCACCTGGGCTTCTGGAAGAGGTGGGTAAGGTTTCTACTGCGACTCTTTTATTCTCTTGTGTGCGAGTAGAACTATgctaaatttgtaaacaaaaaagaaaaaaagtaattaagattttttaagTTTAAGTAAGGAATTATTGTagctttaaagaaatatttttaaacacattgaACTTTCAAGGGAACCGCGTTAAAGACTGTGGTCATGACATAGCTGTCGACATGATTCCTGACAATTTGTGAATAAAACATCTGTATTTAAAGTGACTCATGCAGAATATTGAGTTTAAATGGTAAGCTTCGTGGAGTAGGAAGTCATTGATGAAAATGCATACACAGCAATCTATATTTTCAATCTTGTTAGAGAGCTATGTGGGGAAGTCTTGATAAGGAGGGCGTAATGCATACTTACTTTCATCGAACATTCGCAcgatatttatctatatataaatagatcACTTTTAATGTCTAAGAATTAAAGATCCAATAAGATCCCTGCCAATGTGAATTTTTCACTTTGACAATTTCACTTGTACTTCAAGCCTGGATATAACATTTCAGCAAACATGGCAATGGTCATGGCAATACCAGGATTATGAGAGCTACAGCTGGGCACTCTATCAAAATCCAAATGACATCACCAAGGAGCCACCTTTTAAAGGGACAAGCTCATGTCAGTACTATCAGATCAGCAGACTTACTGTAAACCTGACTCTTGAGGACTCCCAGCGAACATACAAGTGTATTGTACAAGCAACCAATAACCAAGGCTCTTCTGATGCTCAGTATACTCTGGGAATCGTTGCTGACACGGgtaatttattaaacatttatttaaagatcTCACCAACTTTCTGACTACTACCAGTTACTGGCACGGTGATGGTCTATACAGCACTGTTTGACAAAAAGAAACGATTAAAATGTAATatctgatatttaaaataacgtgtttgtcaataattttttttattagtcatTCAGTTAGGCAAGCAAGTAGGTCGGCAAGAAGTCAGTCATCCAAGCAGGCGGGGAGTTAGGTAGGCAGTCATTCAGGTAGATATCCCAAGACTTCACAGTGTTCCAGTCATTCCTAGTTTGCTCCCCTCAAAACTCGAACCAAAAAGTAGcctatttttcatgttttcttgtgtgaatcCTACATTACTCTCTTTCTTGCAGTCATGCAGTCAGTCAGTATGTCAGACAGGCAGTCACTAAGGCAGTCACTTGACAATAACATTGGtcaaaattt
Encoded proteins:
- the LOC112568507 gene encoding uncharacterized protein LOC112568507, whose product is MSANPFQMQLLEQASSLQIKTLDVSDNFTVIVSPGNITITADPQIEVGNYLVGQPITLTCNGMIGTYDPEEGQTWQWSWQYQDYESYSWALYQNPNDITKEPPFKGTSSCQYYQISRLTVNLTLEDSQRTYKCIVQATNNQGSSDAQYTLGIVADTDLSFPTTAVTSTPGPEASTNKCLPSIGVNSKCKILNFFIS